A single genomic interval of Staphylococcus hyicus harbors:
- a CDS encoding GNAT family N-acetyltransferase, which translates to MIKSKRFDDITIHLYEEQYRDALYAFKLSERQRTYSSLPKEVLDDALNDPNREANVVLNKDGDVVGFFVLHQHYQHEGYDTPEEVVYIRSLSINEHFQGHGYGTKIMMNLPEYVQSVFPDFGHLFLVVDAENEAAWNVYERAGFMHTATKEEGPIGKERLYYLDLSSKYVSSLKLSRSDQSDLGPVDIIDLTLNDEKVGFLAIEQFQTRLIIRAVLVEDEHRESGIAQNALRQLSTYVRQKYDNIDVIEVMLFGSTNTLKPLFQKSNFVEAIVTENYTMFEKYINY; encoded by the coding sequence ATGATAAAAAGTAAACGCTTTGATGATATTACTATACATTTGTATGAAGAGCAATACCGTGATGCACTTTATGCGTTCAAACTTAGCGAACGTCAGCGCACTTATTCTTCATTACCCAAAGAAGTACTGGATGATGCACTAAATGATCCGAATCGAGAGGCCAATGTTGTACTTAATAAAGATGGGGACGTAGTTGGATTTTTCGTGTTACATCAACATTATCAACATGAAGGGTATGATACGCCAGAAGAAGTCGTATATATACGTTCGCTATCAATTAATGAACATTTTCAAGGGCATGGTTATGGTACAAAAATAATGATGAATCTTCCTGAATATGTACAAAGTGTTTTTCCGGATTTTGGACATTTGTTCCTTGTAGTAGATGCAGAAAATGAAGCGGCATGGAACGTCTATGAGCGTGCAGGATTTATGCATACAGCGACTAAAGAAGAAGGTCCTATTGGAAAAGAACGTCTTTATTATTTAGATTTAAGTTCAAAATACGTTTCTTCTTTAAAATTAAGTCGTAGTGACCAATCTGATTTAGGACCAGTTGATATCATCGATTTAACGCTTAATGATGAAAAAGTAGGCTTTTTAGCCATTGAACAATTTCAAACGCGGTTGATTATTCGGGCAGTTCTTGTGGAAGATGAACATCGTGAATCTGGTATTGCTCAAAATGCATTGCGACAATTATCAACATATGTGCGCCAAAAATATGACAATATCGATGTCATTGAAGTGATGTTATTTGGTTCAACTAATACACTTAAACCATTGTTTCAAAAAAGTAATTTTGTAGAAGCAATCGTCACTGAAAATTATACGATGTTTGAAAAATATATTAACTACTAA
- the rpoE gene encoding DNA-directed RNA polymerase subunit delta, whose amino-acid sequence MKLQDYTQEMVDEKAFIDMAYTLLTEKNETMNLYDIIDEFKQIGHYEDDQIENRVVQFYTDLNTDGRFLSVGDNVWGLRDWYSVDDIEEKIAPTIQKFEILDEDDEEDKNLKLLGEDDNDGDDNIPSVTEDQEELNDPEDERVEDEIEESDLVVEDDEEELDEAYEDDEDLLDEEE is encoded by the coding sequence ATGAAATTACAAGATTACACACAAGAAATGGTTGATGAAAAAGCGTTTATTGATATGGCATATACGCTTTTAACTGAAAAGAATGAAACAATGAATCTTTATGATATTATTGATGAATTTAAGCAAATCGGTCATTATGAAGACGATCAAATTGAAAATCGCGTCGTTCAATTTTATACAGACTTAAACACTGATGGTCGATTTTTAAGTGTCGGTGACAACGTTTGGGGATTACGCGATTGGTATTCCGTTGATGATATAGAAGAAAAGATCGCACCAACGATTCAAAAGTTTGAAATTCTTGATGAAGATGATGAAGAAGATAAGAACTTGAAATTGCTTGGTGAAGATGACAATGACGGTGATGACAATATCCCTAGTGTGACAGAAGACCAAGAAGAACTTAACGACCCTGAAGATGAGCGTGTAGAAGATGAAATCGAAGAATCTGACTTAGTCGTTGAAGATGATGAAGAAGAGTTGGATGAAGCTTATGAAGATGATGAGGATCTTTTAGACGAGGAAGAATAA
- a CDS encoding CTP synthase, which produces MTKFIFVTGGVVSSLGKGITAASLGRLLKDRGLSVTIQKFDPYLNVDPGTMSPYQHGEVFVTDDGAETDLDLGHYERFIDINLNKYSNVTAGKVYSHVLKKERRGDYLGGTVQVIPHITNEIKSRLLLAGESTNADVVITEIGGTTGDIESLPFIEAIRQIRSDLGRENVMYVHCTLLPYIKAAGEMKTKPTQHSVKELRGLGIQPDLIVVRSEYEMSQELKDKIALFCDIDKKSVIECRDAESLYEIPLQLSRQDMDDIVINRLGLKAQYDTQLDEWNHLINVVNNLEGKVTIALVGKYVALQDAYLSVAEALKHAGYPYMKDIDIRWIDSSEVTDENADSYFHDVDGILVPGGFGFRASEGKISAIKYAREHHVPFFGICLGMQLATVEYARHVVGLTDAHSAELDPNTPYPVIDLLPEQKDIEDLGGTLRLGLYPCTIKAGTLAERIYGESDIQERHRHRYEFNNEYREKLEEAGMIFSGTSPDGRLVEMVEIEDHPFFLACQFHPEFLSRPNRPQPIFKSFIEAAIKQQTK; this is translated from the coding sequence ATGACAAAATTTATTTTTGTGACTGGTGGTGTTGTATCATCATTAGGTAAAGGTATTACTGCAGCATCATTAGGACGTCTTTTGAAAGACCGTGGATTATCTGTAACGATTCAGAAGTTTGATCCATATTTAAATGTTGATCCAGGAACAATGAGCCCATACCAACATGGGGAAGTATTCGTGACGGATGATGGCGCGGAGACAGATCTAGATTTAGGTCATTACGAGCGTTTTATTGATATCAATTTAAATAAATATTCAAATGTTACTGCAGGAAAAGTCTATTCGCATGTACTTAAGAAAGAACGTCGTGGAGATTATCTTGGAGGAACCGTTCAAGTTATTCCTCATATTACAAATGAGATTAAATCTAGATTACTTTTAGCAGGGGAAAGTACGAATGCAGACGTAGTAATTACTGAAATTGGTGGAACAACGGGTGACATCGAATCACTACCATTCATTGAAGCAATTCGTCAAATTCGCAGTGACCTAGGCCGTGAAAATGTAATGTATGTTCATTGTACATTATTGCCTTATATTAAAGCGGCAGGTGAAATGAAGACAAAACCAACGCAACATAGTGTTAAAGAGTTGCGTGGTCTAGGAATTCAGCCTGATTTAATTGTCGTACGTAGCGAATATGAAATGAGTCAGGAATTAAAAGACAAAATTGCTTTATTCTGTGATATTGATAAGAAGAGTGTTATTGAATGTCGTGATGCGGAATCTCTATATGAAATCCCTTTACAATTAAGCCGCCAAGATATGGACGATATCGTCATCAATCGCTTAGGATTAAAAGCACAATACGATACACAGCTTGACGAATGGAACCATTTGATTAATGTTGTTAACAATTTAGAAGGTAAAGTAACGATTGCTTTAGTCGGTAAATATGTAGCATTACAAGACGCATATTTATCTGTTGCGGAAGCTTTGAAACATGCTGGATACCCATATATGAAAGATATCGATATTAGATGGATTGATTCTAGTGAAGTGACAGATGAAAATGCAGACAGTTATTTCCATGATGTAGATGGTATTTTAGTTCCTGGTGGATTCGGATTCCGAGCAAGTGAAGGTAAAATATCAGCGATTAAATACGCACGTGAACATCACGTACCATTCTTTGGTATTTGTTTAGGTATGCAATTAGCAACGGTTGAATATGCCCGTCACGTGGTTGGCTTAACAGATGCGCATTCTGCAGAATTAGATCCTAATACGCCATACCCTGTGATTGACTTATTGCCTGAACAAAAAGATATTGAAGACTTAGGTGGTACGTTACGTTTAGGTTTATATCCATGTACGATTAAAGCAGGCACACTGGCTGAACGTATTTATGGCGAAAGTGATATTCAAGAACGTCATCGTCACCGTTATGAGTTTAATAATGAATATCGTGAAAAATTAGAAGAAGCAGGCATGATTTTCTCGGGTACAAGCCCTGATGGACGTTTAGTTGAAATGGTCGAAATTGAAGATCATCCATTCTTCCTCGCGTGTCAATTCCACCCAGAATTTTTATCGCGTCCAAATCGTCCACAGCCAATCTTTAAATCATTTATTGAAGCGGCAATTAAACAACAAACTAAATAA
- a CDS encoding DUF2529 family protein, with protein sequence MSKMLATQLTGIFNRLNEQELDIQMAAQCLIQAIGGEGHVYVKGYNDLKWFENYILTSEEKLASSLALDDLTSFSELDSTDRILLFSPYITDDLTKDLEYLLDAQHEVVLITNPSKSYVIPEHLIHFINLSTPRAIVMTEDYDKVVTPHNIAMNFIYYEIYIQMIEMIRDLDL encoded by the coding sequence ATGTCAAAAATGTTAGCCACTCAATTAACAGGCATTTTTAACCGATTAAATGAACAGGAATTAGATATTCAAATGGCAGCACAATGTCTCATTCAAGCAATTGGCGGTGAAGGACATGTTTATGTCAAAGGCTACAATGACCTCAAATGGTTTGAAAACTATATATTAACAAGTGAAGAAAAATTAGCCTCAAGTTTGGCACTAGATGACTTAACTTCTTTTTCTGAATTAGATAGCACTGACCGCATATTACTATTTAGCCCTTATATTACAGATGACCTTACTAAAGATTTGGAGTATTTATTAGACGCGCAACACGAAGTAGTCTTAATCACTAATCCATCTAAATCGTATGTCATTCCTGAACATTTGATTCATTTTATAAATTTATCTACGCCACGCGCTATTGTCATGACAGAAGACTATGATAAGGTAGTTACACCTCACAATATTGCTATGAACTTTATTTACTATGAAATTTATATACAAATGATTGAAATGATTCGTGATTTAGATTTATAA
- the fdaB gene encoding class IIb fructose-bisphosphate aldolase FdaB encodes MPLVSMKEMLIDAKENGYAVGQYNLNNLEFTQAILQASQEENAPVILGVSEGAARYMGGFYTVVKMVEGLMHDYNITIPVAIHLDHGSSFEKCKEAIDAGFTSVMIDASHEPYEDNVKVTSKVVEYAHARGVSVEAELGTVGGQEDDVVADGVIYADPIECQNLVKDTGIDTLAPALGSVHGPYKGLPNLGFKEMEEIGASTGLPLVLHGGTGIPTDDIKKAISFGTAKINVNTENQIASAKRVREVLDADKEVYDPRKYLGPAREAIKETVIGKIREFGTSNKADNIKG; translated from the coding sequence ATGCCTTTAGTTTCAATGAAAGAAATGTTAATCGACGCAAAAGAAAATGGTTATGCGGTAGGTCAATACAACCTCAATAACTTAGAATTCACACAAGCTATTTTACAAGCTTCTCAAGAAGAGAATGCACCTGTAATCTTAGGTGTGTCAGAAGGTGCTGCACGTTACATGGGCGGTTTCTATACAGTAGTTAAAATGGTTGAAGGTTTAATGCACGACTACAATATTACAATCCCAGTAGCGATTCACTTAGACCACGGTTCAAGCTTTGAAAAATGTAAAGAGGCAATTGATGCTGGATTTACATCAGTAATGATTGACGCATCACATGAACCATACGAAGATAACGTTAAAGTCACTTCAAAAGTTGTTGAATACGCACATGCACGCGGTGTATCGGTAGAAGCTGAATTAGGAACAGTGGGTGGTCAAGAAGATGATGTTGTGGCTGACGGCGTCATTTATGCTGATCCAATCGAATGTCAAAATTTAGTTAAAGATACAGGTATTGATACATTAGCACCTGCACTGGGTTCTGTTCATGGTCCTTACAAAGGTTTACCAAACTTAGGATTTAAAGAAATGGAAGAAATCGGTGCATCTACTGGTCTTCCACTTGTATTACATGGTGGTACAGGTATCCCAACTGACGACATTAAAAAAGCGATTTCTTTCGGTACTGCTAAAATCAATGTAAACACTGAAAACCAAATTGCTTCAGCGAAACGTGTTCGTGAAGTTTTAGATGCTGATAAAGAAGTTTACGACCCACGTAAATATTTAGGACCAGCACGTGAAGCGATTAAAGAAACTGTTATTGGTAAAATTAGAGAATTTGGTACTTCTAACAAAGCAGATAACATTAAAGGTTAA
- a CDS encoding UDP-N-acetylglucosamine 1-carboxyvinyltransferase, giving the protein MAQEVIKIKGGQTLKGKVEISGAKNSSVAIIPATILAEEPVTLDGLPKISDVETLVSLLEDLNIKTELNDTTLHVDPTEIRNAALPNNKVESLRASYYMMGALLGRFKKCVIGLPGGCPLGPRPIDQHIKGFKALGAKIDESSTTSMKIEAERLVGANIYLDIVSVGATINIMLAASRAEGQTIIENAAKEPEVVDVANFLNSMGARVTGAGTSSIKIVGVPHLHGSRHSIIPDRIEAGTYMCIAAASGEQVVIDNIIPKHVEPLTVKLKELGVKIDVGDDFMVVQSRHPYKSVDIKTLVYPGFATDLQQPITPLLFLAEGPSFVKETIYPERFKHVPELQKMNGAINADLGTATIKPSQLKGAEVYASDLRAGACLIVAGLIAEGETTIYNVKHIYRGYTDIVSTLKQLGANIWTESIDA; this is encoded by the coding sequence ATGGCGCAAGAAGTAATTAAAATTAAAGGTGGCCAAACGCTTAAAGGTAAAGTTGAAATAAGTGGTGCTAAAAATAGCTCTGTGGCAATTATTCCTGCTACAATATTGGCTGAAGAACCAGTCACGTTAGACGGGTTACCTAAAATTTCAGATGTGGAAACATTAGTGAGTTTACTTGAGGATCTTAACATCAAAACTGAATTGAATGACACAACGTTACATGTTGATCCTACTGAGATACGAAACGCTGCTTTACCTAATAATAAGGTGGAGTCTTTACGTGCATCCTATTATATGATGGGGGCATTGCTTGGCCGCTTCAAAAAATGTGTTATTGGTCTTCCGGGGGGATGTCCATTAGGTCCTAGACCGATTGATCAGCATATCAAAGGTTTTAAAGCATTGGGAGCTAAAATTGATGAGTCAAGCACCACATCAATGAAAATCGAGGCTGAACGTCTCGTTGGTGCGAACATATATTTAGATATTGTAAGTGTTGGTGCAACTATTAACATCATGTTGGCGGCTTCACGTGCTGAAGGTCAAACCATAATTGAAAATGCCGCTAAAGAACCCGAAGTAGTCGATGTTGCGAACTTCTTAAACAGTATGGGAGCGAGAGTTACTGGCGCTGGGACGAGCTCCATTAAAATCGTTGGCGTTCCTCATTTACACGGTAGTCGACACAGTATCATTCCTGACCGCATTGAAGCGGGGACATATATGTGTATAGCTGCTGCGAGTGGTGAACAAGTTGTTATTGATAATATCATTCCAAAACATGTTGAGCCGCTAACAGTGAAACTTAAAGAACTAGGTGTAAAAATTGATGTTGGCGATGACTTTATGGTGGTTCAAAGTAGACATCCATACAAAAGCGTTGATATTAAAACATTAGTGTATCCTGGATTTGCCACTGATTTACAACAACCGATTACGCCATTACTTTTCTTAGCTGAAGGACCAAGTTTTGTTAAAGAAACTATTTATCCAGAGCGCTTTAAACATGTACCTGAACTACAAAAAATGAATGGTGCAATTAATGCGGATCTGGGTACGGCAACAATCAAACCTTCCCAATTAAAAGGTGCAGAAGTTTATGCAAGTGATTTACGTGCAGGCGCATGTTTAATTGTCGCAGGATTAATTGCTGAAGGAGAAACAACGATTTATAATGTCAAACATATTTATAGAGGGTATACAGATATTGTAAGTACATTAAAACAACTAGGTGCTAATATTTGGACAGAATCCATTGATGCTTAA
- a CDS encoding winged helix-turn-helix transcriptional regulator translates to MEVCPYLQETFKILGRSWNGLILHYLSTCSEHKAHFSQLQRDLQPITNRALSIKLTELAERGLVTKQVISETPPSVCYHLTQKGIDLAHALKPLEDWAHHHVTLEDHNKTHTLK, encoded by the coding sequence GTGGAAGTTTGTCCGTATTTACAAGAAACATTTAAAATTTTAGGGCGCAGTTGGAATGGGCTGATTTTACATTATTTATCGACATGTTCAGAGCATAAGGCACATTTTTCACAACTGCAAAGAGATTTACAACCCATTACTAATCGTGCACTATCAATAAAACTCACTGAACTTGCTGAGCGAGGACTTGTGACTAAACAAGTTATATCAGAAACACCGCCCTCAGTGTGTTACCATTTAACGCAAAAAGGTATCGATTTAGCGCATGCATTAAAACCACTTGAAGATTGGGCTCATCATCATGTGACACTAGAAGATCACAATAAGACCCATACACTTAAATGA
- a CDS encoding aldehyde dehydrogenase family protein yields the protein MRNQTKQYINGAWVDSHSGETIDVINPATEEVFGRIAKGDETDVNQAVKAAHDVYLEFRHTPVKERQALLGRIVEEYKKRKNDLIEAMTLELGAPVTKSENVHYQMGLNHFQAAFDALDDFQFEEQRGENLVVKEAIGVAGLITPWNFPTNQTSLKLAAAFAAGSPVVLKPSEETPFAAIILAEIFEAAGVPKGVFNLVNGDGEGVGNPLSEHPDVRMMSFTGSGGTGAKIMEKASKDFKKVSLELGGKSPYIILDDADIEGAAQAAVNKVVNNTGQVCTAGTRTLIPESMKDDFLEKAKAYMSNVKVGDPQSKDTDMGPIISKKQYDQVQDYIRKGIKEGATLYYGGTGLPEGLDKGYYAKPTIFSDVDNKMTIAQEEIFGPVMSVITYKDIDEAIRIANDTKYGLAGYVYGQNKDTLQKVARSIEAGTVEINESGRTPDLPFGGYKQSGIGREWGDYGIEEFLEVKSIAGYFK from the coding sequence ATGAGAAACCAAACGAAACAATATATAAATGGTGCATGGGTAGACAGTCATAGTGGTGAAACAATTGATGTCATCAACCCAGCTACCGAAGAAGTATTTGGTCGCATTGCAAAAGGTGATGAAACGGACGTAAATCAAGCTGTGAAAGCAGCGCACGATGTCTATTTAGAATTTAGACATACGCCAGTAAAAGAGCGCCAAGCTTTACTTGGACGTATCGTCGAAGAATATAAAAAACGTAAAAACGATTTAATCGAAGCAATGACACTTGAATTAGGGGCACCAGTGACTAAATCTGAAAATGTCCATTATCAAATGGGGCTTAATCATTTTCAAGCAGCATTTGACGCATTGGATGATTTTCAATTTGAAGAGCAACGTGGTGAAAATTTAGTTGTTAAAGAAGCAATTGGTGTGGCTGGTTTAATTACACCTTGGAACTTTCCAACGAACCAAACATCACTGAAATTAGCAGCGGCATTTGCTGCTGGTTCACCAGTTGTATTAAAACCATCTGAAGAAACACCATTTGCTGCAATTATTTTAGCTGAAATTTTTGAAGCTGCAGGAGTACCTAAAGGTGTATTCAATCTCGTGAATGGGGACGGTGAAGGTGTAGGTAATCCATTAAGTGAACATCCTGATGTGCGTATGATGTCCTTTACAGGCTCAGGTGGCACTGGTGCGAAAATTATGGAAAAAGCAAGTAAAGATTTCAAGAAAGTATCGTTAGAGTTAGGCGGGAAGTCACCTTATATCATTTTAGATGACGCTGATATTGAAGGTGCAGCACAGGCTGCTGTTAACAAAGTAGTGAATAATACTGGTCAAGTATGCACTGCGGGTACCCGTACGCTTATTCCGGAATCAATGAAAGATGATTTCTTAGAAAAAGCCAAAGCATATATGTCTAATGTTAAAGTTGGAGATCCGCAAAGTAAAGATACGGATATGGGCCCTATCATAAGCAAAAAACAATATGATCAAGTTCAAGACTATATTCGAAAAGGGATCAAAGAAGGCGCAACCCTTTATTATGGAGGTACAGGCCTTCCTGAAGGATTAGATAAAGGGTACTATGCTAAACCAACGATATTCTCAGATGTGGATAACAAAATGACGATTGCTCAAGAAGAAATATTCGGACCAGTCATGTCTGTTATTACGTATAAAGATATCGATGAAGCGATTCGTATAGCTAATGATACGAAATACGGTCTAGCAGGATATGTTTACGGTCAAAATAAAGACACATTGCAAAAAGTAGCACGCTCAATTGAAGCAGGTACAGTTGAAATTAATGAATCAGGCAGAACACCAGATTTACCATTCGGGGGTTACAAACAGTCAGGAATCGGCCGCGAATGGGGCGATTATGGTATTGAAGAATTTTTAGAAGTGAAATCAATCGCAGGATATTTTAAATAA
- the rho gene encoding transcription termination factor Rho: MATRERTSPQYESFHELYKNYTTKALTEKAKSLKLSNYSKLNKKELVLAIMEAQMEKDGNYYMEGILDDIQPDGYGFLRTVNYSKGEKDIYISASQIRRFEIKLGDKVTGKVRQPKENEKYYGLLQVDFVNDHNAEEVKKRPHFQALTPLYPEERIKLETDPDKYSTRVMDLVTPIGLGQRGLIVAPPKAGKTSLLKEIANAIVKNKPNAKLFILLVGERPEEVTDIERSVEEAEVVHSTFDEHPKHHVKVAELLLERAKRLVEIGEDVIVLMDSITRLARAYNLVVPPSGRTLSGGLDPASLHGPKTFFGAARNIEAGGSLTILATALVDTGSRMDDMIYEEFKGTGNMELHLDRRLSERRIFPAIDISRSSTRKEELLIPKNELESLWQLRNMFSNSPDFAERFIRRLKKTKTNDAFFEELKKSAIESTKTGKPII, translated from the coding sequence ATGGCGACTAGGGAAAGAACCTCACCTCAATATGAGTCTTTTCATGAATTGTATAAAAACTACACGACCAAAGCTTTGACTGAAAAAGCCAAATCTTTAAAACTATCAAACTATAGTAAGTTAAATAAAAAAGAACTTGTCCTTGCCATAATGGAAGCACAAATGGAAAAAGACGGTAACTACTATATGGAAGGTATTTTAGACGATATTCAACCAGATGGTTACGGTTTTTTACGAACGGTAAATTATTCAAAAGGTGAAAAAGATATATATATTTCTGCATCACAAATTAGACGTTTTGAAATTAAGTTAGGTGATAAGGTTACTGGTAAAGTAAGACAACCTAAAGAAAATGAGAAATATTACGGCTTATTACAAGTGGACTTTGTCAATGACCATAATGCAGAAGAAGTGAAAAAACGACCGCATTTCCAAGCTTTAACGCCTCTATATCCTGAAGAACGTATCAAATTAGAAACAGACCCCGACAAATACTCCACACGTGTTATGGATTTAGTCACACCAATCGGATTAGGACAACGTGGTTTAATCGTTGCACCACCTAAGGCAGGTAAAACCTCTTTATTAAAAGAAATCGCTAATGCTATTGTAAAAAATAAACCGAATGCTAAATTATTCATTTTACTTGTAGGTGAAAGACCTGAGGAAGTGACAGATATTGAACGCTCGGTTGAAGAAGCGGAAGTCGTGCACTCTACATTTGATGAACATCCGAAACATCACGTGAAAGTTGCAGAATTACTACTTGAAAGAGCAAAACGTCTCGTTGAAATCGGTGAAGATGTGATTGTACTGATGGACTCTATAACACGATTAGCACGTGCGTACAATTTAGTCGTACCACCAAGTGGGCGTACATTATCTGGAGGTTTAGATCCTGCTTCTTTACACGGTCCTAAAACATTTTTCGGTGCAGCGCGTAATATTGAAGCTGGTGGCAGTCTAACTATATTAGCAACAGCGCTGGTAGATACAGGTTCTCGCATGGATGACATGATTTATGAAGAGTTTAAAGGTACAGGGAATATGGAGTTGCATTTGGATCGACGTTTATCGGAACGAAGAATATTCCCAGCGATTGATATTTCAAGAAGTTCAACTCGTAAAGAAGAATTGCTCATTCCTAAAAATGAACTTGAAAGTTTATGGCAATTACGAAATATGTTCTCAAATTCACCAGACTTTGCAGAACGCTTTATACGACGACTTAAGAAAACAAAAACAAACGACGCTTTTTTTGAGGAATTGAAAAAAAGTGCGATTGAAAGCACTAAAACAGGAAAACCTATTATTTAA
- a CDS encoding type B 50S ribosomal protein L31: MKQGIHPEYRKVIFLDTTTNFKFLSGSTKYSSETMEWEDGNEYPVIRLDISSDSHPFYTGRQKFAAADGRVERFNKKFGLKSNN, encoded by the coding sequence ATGAAACAAGGCATTCATCCAGAATACCGTAAAGTAATCTTCTTAGATACTACAACGAACTTTAAGTTTTTAAGTGGTTCTACGAAGTATTCAAGCGAAACAATGGAATGGGAAGATGGTAACGAGTATCCAGTTATTCGTTTAGATATTTCTTCTGACTCACACCCATTCTACACAGGACGTCAAAAATTTGCTGCTGCAGATGGTCGTGTGGAGCGTTTCAACAAGAAATTCGGTCTCAAATCAAACAACTAA
- a CDS encoding thymidine kinase, with translation MYEAYHSGWIECITGSMFSGKSEELIRRLRRGVYAKQKVIVFKPTIDDRYHKEKIVSHNGNAIEAINITEASEIWQHDLTGVDIIGIDEIQFFDRTVVDIAQTLAERGYRVITAGLDMDFKGEPFHPVPEMLAVSEHITKLQAVCAVCGASSSRTQRLIDGKPAKVDDPIILVGANESYEPRCRAHHVILPSESKEEENE, from the coding sequence ATGTACGAAGCGTATCATTCAGGATGGATTGAATGCATCACAGGCAGTATGTTCAGCGGTAAATCTGAAGAACTCATTCGCCGCTTACGACGTGGTGTTTATGCGAAACAAAAGGTGATAGTTTTTAAACCAACGATAGATGATCGTTACCATAAAGAAAAAATCGTTTCACATAATGGTAATGCAATAGAAGCAATAAACATCACTGAAGCGAGTGAGATATGGCAACATGATTTAACAGGTGTGGATATCATTGGAATAGATGAAATTCAATTTTTCGATCGCACTGTTGTTGATATTGCCCAAACACTGGCTGAAAGAGGGTATCGTGTGATTACTGCAGGTCTTGACATGGATTTTAAAGGAGAACCATTTCATCCTGTTCCAGAGATGTTAGCAGTAAGTGAACATATTACAAAATTACAAGCAGTATGTGCCGTTTGCGGCGCTTCTTCTAGTCGTACACAAAGACTCATAGATGGAAAACCAGCGAAAGTTGATGATCCAATCATATTAGTGGGTGCCAATGAAAGTTATGAACCACGTTGTCGCGCACACCACGTCATTCTACCAAGCGAGTCAAAAGAGGAGGAAAATGAGTAA